A genomic segment from Leopardus geoffroyi isolate Oge1 chromosome A2, O.geoffroyi_Oge1_pat1.0, whole genome shotgun sequence encodes:
- the MBD4 gene encoding methyl-CpG-binding domain protein 4 isoform X1: MESPSLRDYGAARSVTSSERLDPDRPSDLRKKDVTLELERVGKDEKQMMIKNSSEWNPLLQESIASSQIGGSTMTECHKSVPCGWERVVKQRLSGKTAGRYDVYFISPQGLKFRSKSSLAKYLHKNGETSLTPEDFDFTVPSKRGIKARHKDNNIAPLTSQMQNERSNSNWNLRTRSWWRKGVFPLPSGTSESQNSRGPSNFKEDEGVNDVDSRKVRKSKRKVTILKGIQIKKTKTGCQKGLPESTQSNRKRESEYNKADAESEPVEQRSQLDKTFSISDAGASNKTRSVTNEEKRIVKEKSLSSGSNFCFEQITSGTINKLCSTEEAEHSKKCEETFLESEEIRTKLEAGERKEHLHTDILKCGSEMDDNCSQTEKDSISVKICQGIQSAEAAEDTIPRTQIEKRKTSLYFSSKYNKEALSPPRRKAFKKWTPPRSPFNLVQETLFHDPWKLLIATIFLNRTSGKMAIPVLWEFLEKYPSAEVARTADWRDVSELLKPLGLYDLRAKTIIKFSDEYLTKQWRYPIELHGIGKYGNDSYRIFCVNEWKQVHPEDHKLNKYHDWLWENHEKLSLS; this comes from the exons ATGGAGAGTCCGAGCCTGCGGGACTACGGAGCTGCCCGCTCGGTCACTTCCAGTGAGCGCCTAGACCCAGACCGGCCCAGTGACCTCCG taagAAAGATGTTACTCTGGAATTGGAAAGAGTGggaaaagatgaaaagcaaatgaTGATAAAGAACAGCAGTGAGTGGAATCCCCTGCTGCAAGAATCCATTGCTTCCAGTCAGATTGGTGGTAGTACAATGACAGAATGCCATAAGTCTGTCCCATGCGGATGGGAAAGAGTTGTGAAGCAAAGGTTATCAGGGAAAACAGCAGGAAGATATGATGTATATTTTATCAG CCCACAAGGACTGAAGTTCAGATCCAAAAGTTCACTTGCTAAATATCTTCACAAAAATGGAGAGACTTCTCTTACACCAGAAGATTTTGATTTTACTGTACCTTCTAAAAGGGGCATCAAGGCCAGACATAAAGATAACAACATAGCGCCTCTGACATCCCAAATGCAAAATGAAAGGAGCAATTCAAACTGGAACCTCAGGACACGAAGCTGGTGGAGAAAAGGTGTCTTTCCCCTGCCAAGTGGTACTTCGGAATCGCAAAATAGCAGAGGACCATCTAACTTTAAAGAAGATGAGGGTGTTAATGATGTTGACTCCAGAAAGGTTAGAAAGTCCAAACGAAAGGTgactattttaaaaggaattcaaattaagaaaactaaaacagggTGCCAGAAGGGTCTTCCCGAGTCTACTCAAAGTAATAGGAAAAGAGAATCTGAATATAATAAGGCAGATGCTGAAAGTGAACCTGTTGAGCAAAGAAGTCAGCTTGATAAAACTTTCTCCATTTCTGATGCTGGAGCAAGCAACAAGACCCGCAGTGTAaccaatgaagaaaagagaattgtaaaagaaaaatcactgagtTCAGGATCAAACTTTTGTTTTGAACAAATAACTTCTGGCACCATAAACAAATTATGTTCAACCGAAGAAGCAGAACACAGCAAGAAGTGTGAGGAAACCTTTTTAGAATCTGAGGAAATAAGAACAAAACTAGAagctggggaaaggaaggaacatttgcatactgacattttaaaatgtggctcTGAAATGGATGACAACTGCTCACAAACGGAGAAAgactctatttctgtgaaaatatgTCAAGGTATTCAGAGCGCTGAAGCAGCTG AAGATACCATTCCACggacacaaatagaaaaaaggaaaacaagcctATATTTTTCCAGCAAATATAACAAAGAAG CCCTTAGCCCCCCACGACGCAAAGCCTTTAAGAAGTGGACACCTCCTCGGTCACCTTTTAACCTCGTCCAAGAAACACTTTTCCATGATCCATGGAAGCTCCTCATCGCTACTATATTTCTCAATCGGACCTCAG GTAAAATGGCAATCCCCGTGCTCTGGGAGTTTCTAGAGAAGTACCCTTCAGCTGAGGTAGCAAGAACCGCAGACTGGAGAGATGTGTCAGAACTTCTTAAACCTCTTGGTCTCTATGATCTTCGAGCAAAAACCATTATCAAGTTCTCAG ATGAATATCTGACAAAGCAGTGGAGGTACCCGATTGAGCTTCACGGGATTGGCAAATATGGCAATGACTCTTACCGAATTTTTTGCGTCAATGAGTGGAAGCAG GTGCACCCTGAAGACcataagttaaataaatatcaTGACTGGCTTTgggaaaatcatgaaaaattaaGTCTGTCCTAA
- the MBD4 gene encoding methyl-CpG-binding domain protein 4 isoform X3: MESPSLRDYGAARSVTSSERLDPDRPSDLRKKDVTLELERVGKDEKQMMIKNSSEWNPLLQESIASSQIGGSTMTECHKSVPCGWERVVKQRLSGKTAGRYDVYFISPQGLKFRSKSSLAKYLHKNGETSLTPEDFDFTVPSKRGIKARHKDNNIAPLTSQMQNERSNSNWNLRTRSWWRKGVFPLPSGTSESQNSRGPSNFKEDEGVNDVDSRKVRKSKRKVTILKGIQIKKTKTGCQKGLPESTQSNRKRESEYNKADAESEPVEQRSQLDKTFSISDAGASNKTRSVTNEEKRIVKEKSLSSGSNFCFEQITSGTINKLCSTEEAEHSKKCEETFLESEEIRTKLEAGERKEHLHTDILKCGSEMDDNCSQTEKDSISVKICQEDTIPRTQIEKRKTSLYFSSKYNKEALSPPRRKAFKKWTPPRSPFNLVQETLFHDPWKLLIATIFLNRTSGKMAIPVLWEFLEKYPSAEVARTADWRDVSELLKPLGLYDLRAKTIIKFSDEYLTKQWRYPIELHGIGKYGNDSYRIFCVNEWKQVHPEDHKLNKYHDWLWENHEKLSLS; encoded by the exons ATGGAGAGTCCGAGCCTGCGGGACTACGGAGCTGCCCGCTCGGTCACTTCCAGTGAGCGCCTAGACCCAGACCGGCCCAGTGACCTCCG taagAAAGATGTTACTCTGGAATTGGAAAGAGTGggaaaagatgaaaagcaaatgaTGATAAAGAACAGCAGTGAGTGGAATCCCCTGCTGCAAGAATCCATTGCTTCCAGTCAGATTGGTGGTAGTACAATGACAGAATGCCATAAGTCTGTCCCATGCGGATGGGAAAGAGTTGTGAAGCAAAGGTTATCAGGGAAAACAGCAGGAAGATATGATGTATATTTTATCAG CCCACAAGGACTGAAGTTCAGATCCAAAAGTTCACTTGCTAAATATCTTCACAAAAATGGAGAGACTTCTCTTACACCAGAAGATTTTGATTTTACTGTACCTTCTAAAAGGGGCATCAAGGCCAGACATAAAGATAACAACATAGCGCCTCTGACATCCCAAATGCAAAATGAAAGGAGCAATTCAAACTGGAACCTCAGGACACGAAGCTGGTGGAGAAAAGGTGTCTTTCCCCTGCCAAGTGGTACTTCGGAATCGCAAAATAGCAGAGGACCATCTAACTTTAAAGAAGATGAGGGTGTTAATGATGTTGACTCCAGAAAGGTTAGAAAGTCCAAACGAAAGGTgactattttaaaaggaattcaaattaagaaaactaaaacagggTGCCAGAAGGGTCTTCCCGAGTCTACTCAAAGTAATAGGAAAAGAGAATCTGAATATAATAAGGCAGATGCTGAAAGTGAACCTGTTGAGCAAAGAAGTCAGCTTGATAAAACTTTCTCCATTTCTGATGCTGGAGCAAGCAACAAGACCCGCAGTGTAaccaatgaagaaaagagaattgtaaaagaaaaatcactgagtTCAGGATCAAACTTTTGTTTTGAACAAATAACTTCTGGCACCATAAACAAATTATGTTCAACCGAAGAAGCAGAACACAGCAAGAAGTGTGAGGAAACCTTTTTAGAATCTGAGGAAATAAGAACAAAACTAGAagctggggaaaggaaggaacatttgcatactgacattttaaaatgtggctcTGAAATGGATGACAACTGCTCACAAACGGAGAAAgactctatttctgtgaaaatatgTCAAG AAGATACCATTCCACggacacaaatagaaaaaaggaaaacaagcctATATTTTTCCAGCAAATATAACAAAGAAG CCCTTAGCCCCCCACGACGCAAAGCCTTTAAGAAGTGGACACCTCCTCGGTCACCTTTTAACCTCGTCCAAGAAACACTTTTCCATGATCCATGGAAGCTCCTCATCGCTACTATATTTCTCAATCGGACCTCAG GTAAAATGGCAATCCCCGTGCTCTGGGAGTTTCTAGAGAAGTACCCTTCAGCTGAGGTAGCAAGAACCGCAGACTGGAGAGATGTGTCAGAACTTCTTAAACCTCTTGGTCTCTATGATCTTCGAGCAAAAACCATTATCAAGTTCTCAG ATGAATATCTGACAAAGCAGTGGAGGTACCCGATTGAGCTTCACGGGATTGGCAAATATGGCAATGACTCTTACCGAATTTTTTGCGTCAATGAGTGGAAGCAG GTGCACCCTGAAGACcataagttaaataaatatcaTGACTGGCTTTgggaaaatcatgaaaaattaaGTCTGTCCTAA
- the MBD4 gene encoding methyl-CpG-binding domain protein 4 isoform X8, with amino-acid sequence MMYILSEDTIPRTQIEKRKTSLYFSSKYNKEALSPPRRKAFKKWTPPRSPFNLVQETLFHDPWKLLIATIFLNRTSGKMAIPVLWEFLEKYPSAEVARTADWRDVSELLKPLGLYDLRAKTIIKFSDEYLTKQWRYPIELHGIGKYGNDSYRIFCVNEWKQVHPEDHKLNKYHDWLWENHEKLSLS; translated from the exons ATGATGTATATTTTATCAG AAGATACCATTCCACggacacaaatagaaaaaaggaaaacaagcctATATTTTTCCAGCAAATATAACAAAGAAG CCCTTAGCCCCCCACGACGCAAAGCCTTTAAGAAGTGGACACCTCCTCGGTCACCTTTTAACCTCGTCCAAGAAACACTTTTCCATGATCCATGGAAGCTCCTCATCGCTACTATATTTCTCAATCGGACCTCAG GTAAAATGGCAATCCCCGTGCTCTGGGAGTTTCTAGAGAAGTACCCTTCAGCTGAGGTAGCAAGAACCGCAGACTGGAGAGATGTGTCAGAACTTCTTAAACCTCTTGGTCTCTATGATCTTCGAGCAAAAACCATTATCAAGTTCTCAG ATGAATATCTGACAAAGCAGTGGAGGTACCCGATTGAGCTTCACGGGATTGGCAAATATGGCAATGACTCTTACCGAATTTTTTGCGTCAATGAGTGGAAGCAG GTGCACCCTGAAGACcataagttaaataaatatcaTGACTGGCTTTgggaaaatcatgaaaaattaaGTCTGTCCTAA
- the MBD4 gene encoding methyl-CpG-binding domain protein 4 isoform X7, translating into MESPSLRDYGAARSVTSSERLDPDRPSDLRKKDVTLELERVGKDEKQMMIKNSSEWNPLLQESIASSQIGGSTMTECHKSVPCGWERVVKQRLSGKTAGRYDVYFISPQGLKFRSKSSLAKYLHKNGETSLTPEDFDFTVPSKRGIKARHKDNNIAPLTSQMQNERSNSNWNLRTRSWWRKGVFPLPSGTSESQNSRGPSNFKEDEGVNDVDSRKVRKSKRKVTILKGIQIKKTKTGCQKGLPESTQSNRKRESEYNKADAESEPVEQRSQLDKTFSISDAGASNKTRSVTNEEKRIVKEKSLSSGSNFCFEQITSGTINKLCSTEEAEHSKKCEETFLESEEIRTKLEAGERKEHLHTDILKCGSEMDDNCSQTEKDSISVKICQDTIPRTQIEKRKTSLYFSSKYNKEALSPPRRKAFKKWTPPRSPFNLVQETLFHDPWKLLIATIFLNRTSDEYLTKQWRYPIELHGIGKYGNDSYRIFCVNEWKQVHPEDHKLNKYHDWLWENHEKLSLS; encoded by the exons ATGGAGAGTCCGAGCCTGCGGGACTACGGAGCTGCCCGCTCGGTCACTTCCAGTGAGCGCCTAGACCCAGACCGGCCCAGTGACCTCCG taagAAAGATGTTACTCTGGAATTGGAAAGAGTGggaaaagatgaaaagcaaatgaTGATAAAGAACAGCAGTGAGTGGAATCCCCTGCTGCAAGAATCCATTGCTTCCAGTCAGATTGGTGGTAGTACAATGACAGAATGCCATAAGTCTGTCCCATGCGGATGGGAAAGAGTTGTGAAGCAAAGGTTATCAGGGAAAACAGCAGGAAGATATGATGTATATTTTATCAG CCCACAAGGACTGAAGTTCAGATCCAAAAGTTCACTTGCTAAATATCTTCACAAAAATGGAGAGACTTCTCTTACACCAGAAGATTTTGATTTTACTGTACCTTCTAAAAGGGGCATCAAGGCCAGACATAAAGATAACAACATAGCGCCTCTGACATCCCAAATGCAAAATGAAAGGAGCAATTCAAACTGGAACCTCAGGACACGAAGCTGGTGGAGAAAAGGTGTCTTTCCCCTGCCAAGTGGTACTTCGGAATCGCAAAATAGCAGAGGACCATCTAACTTTAAAGAAGATGAGGGTGTTAATGATGTTGACTCCAGAAAGGTTAGAAAGTCCAAACGAAAGGTgactattttaaaaggaattcaaattaagaaaactaaaacagggTGCCAGAAGGGTCTTCCCGAGTCTACTCAAAGTAATAGGAAAAGAGAATCTGAATATAATAAGGCAGATGCTGAAAGTGAACCTGTTGAGCAAAGAAGTCAGCTTGATAAAACTTTCTCCATTTCTGATGCTGGAGCAAGCAACAAGACCCGCAGTGTAaccaatgaagaaaagagaattgtaaaagaaaaatcactgagtTCAGGATCAAACTTTTGTTTTGAACAAATAACTTCTGGCACCATAAACAAATTATGTTCAACCGAAGAAGCAGAACACAGCAAGAAGTGTGAGGAAACCTTTTTAGAATCTGAGGAAATAAGAACAAAACTAGAagctggggaaaggaaggaacatttgcatactgacattttaaaatgtggctcTGAAATGGATGACAACTGCTCACAAACGGAGAAAgactctatttctgtgaaaatatgTCAAG ATACCATTCCACggacacaaatagaaaaaaggaaaacaagcctATATTTTTCCAGCAAATATAACAAAGAAG CCCTTAGCCCCCCACGACGCAAAGCCTTTAAGAAGTGGACACCTCCTCGGTCACCTTTTAACCTCGTCCAAGAAACACTTTTCCATGATCCATGGAAGCTCCTCATCGCTACTATATTTCTCAATCGGACCTCAG ATGAATATCTGACAAAGCAGTGGAGGTACCCGATTGAGCTTCACGGGATTGGCAAATATGGCAATGACTCTTACCGAATTTTTTGCGTCAATGAGTGGAAGCAG GTGCACCCTGAAGACcataagttaaataaatatcaTGACTGGCTTTgggaaaatcatgaaaaattaaGTCTGTCCTAA
- the MBD4 gene encoding methyl-CpG-binding domain protein 4 isoform X5, whose product MESPSLRDYGAARSVTSSERLDPDRPSDLRKKDVTLELERVGKDEKQMMIKNSSEWNPLLQESIASSQIGGSTMTECHKSVPCGWERVVKQRLSGKTAGRYDVYFISPQGLKFRSKSSLAKYLHKNGETSLTPEDFDFTVPSKRGIKARHKDNNIAPLTSQMQNERSNSNWNLRTRSWWRKGVFPLPSGTSESQNSRGPSNFKEDEGVNDVDSRKVRKSKRKVTILKGIQIKKTKTGCQKGLPESTQSNRKRESEYNKADAESEPVEQRSQLDKTFSISDAGASNKTRSVTNEEKRIVKEKSLSSGSNFCFEQITSGTINKLCSTEEAEHSKKCEETFLESEEIRTKLEAGERKEHLHTDILKCGSEMDDNCSQTEKDSISVKICQGIQSAEAAEDTIPRTQIEKRKTSLYFSSKYNKEALSPPRRKAFKKWTPPRSPFNLVQETLFHDPWKLLIATIFLNRTSDEYLTKQWRYPIELHGIGKYGNDSYRIFCVNEWKQVHPEDHKLNKYHDWLWENHEKLSLS is encoded by the exons ATGGAGAGTCCGAGCCTGCGGGACTACGGAGCTGCCCGCTCGGTCACTTCCAGTGAGCGCCTAGACCCAGACCGGCCCAGTGACCTCCG taagAAAGATGTTACTCTGGAATTGGAAAGAGTGggaaaagatgaaaagcaaatgaTGATAAAGAACAGCAGTGAGTGGAATCCCCTGCTGCAAGAATCCATTGCTTCCAGTCAGATTGGTGGTAGTACAATGACAGAATGCCATAAGTCTGTCCCATGCGGATGGGAAAGAGTTGTGAAGCAAAGGTTATCAGGGAAAACAGCAGGAAGATATGATGTATATTTTATCAG CCCACAAGGACTGAAGTTCAGATCCAAAAGTTCACTTGCTAAATATCTTCACAAAAATGGAGAGACTTCTCTTACACCAGAAGATTTTGATTTTACTGTACCTTCTAAAAGGGGCATCAAGGCCAGACATAAAGATAACAACATAGCGCCTCTGACATCCCAAATGCAAAATGAAAGGAGCAATTCAAACTGGAACCTCAGGACACGAAGCTGGTGGAGAAAAGGTGTCTTTCCCCTGCCAAGTGGTACTTCGGAATCGCAAAATAGCAGAGGACCATCTAACTTTAAAGAAGATGAGGGTGTTAATGATGTTGACTCCAGAAAGGTTAGAAAGTCCAAACGAAAGGTgactattttaaaaggaattcaaattaagaaaactaaaacagggTGCCAGAAGGGTCTTCCCGAGTCTACTCAAAGTAATAGGAAAAGAGAATCTGAATATAATAAGGCAGATGCTGAAAGTGAACCTGTTGAGCAAAGAAGTCAGCTTGATAAAACTTTCTCCATTTCTGATGCTGGAGCAAGCAACAAGACCCGCAGTGTAaccaatgaagaaaagagaattgtaaaagaaaaatcactgagtTCAGGATCAAACTTTTGTTTTGAACAAATAACTTCTGGCACCATAAACAAATTATGTTCAACCGAAGAAGCAGAACACAGCAAGAAGTGTGAGGAAACCTTTTTAGAATCTGAGGAAATAAGAACAAAACTAGAagctggggaaaggaaggaacatttgcatactgacattttaaaatgtggctcTGAAATGGATGACAACTGCTCACAAACGGAGAAAgactctatttctgtgaaaatatgTCAAGGTATTCAGAGCGCTGAAGCAGCTG AAGATACCATTCCACggacacaaatagaaaaaaggaaaacaagcctATATTTTTCCAGCAAATATAACAAAGAAG CCCTTAGCCCCCCACGACGCAAAGCCTTTAAGAAGTGGACACCTCCTCGGTCACCTTTTAACCTCGTCCAAGAAACACTTTTCCATGATCCATGGAAGCTCCTCATCGCTACTATATTTCTCAATCGGACCTCAG ATGAATATCTGACAAAGCAGTGGAGGTACCCGATTGAGCTTCACGGGATTGGCAAATATGGCAATGACTCTTACCGAATTTTTTGCGTCAATGAGTGGAAGCAG GTGCACCCTGAAGACcataagttaaataaatatcaTGACTGGCTTTgggaaaatcatgaaaaattaaGTCTGTCCTAA
- the MBD4 gene encoding methyl-CpG-binding domain protein 4 isoform X6, producing MESPSLRDYGAARSVTSSERLDPDRPSDLRKKDVTLELERVGKDEKQMMIKNSSEWNPLLQESIASSQIGGSTMTECHKSVPCGWERVVKQRLSGKTAGRYDVYFISPQGLKFRSKSSLAKYLHKNGETSLTPEDFDFTVPSKRGIKARHKDNNIAPLTSQMQNERSNSNWNLRTRSWWRKGVFPLPSGTSESQNSRGPSNFKEDEGVNDVDSRKVRKSKRKVTILKGIQIKKTKTGCQKGLPESTQSNRKRESEYNKADAESEPVEQRSQLDKTFSISDAGASNKTRSVTNEEKRIVKEKSLSSGSNFCFEQITSGTINKLCSTEEAEHSKKCEETFLESEEIRTKLEAGERKEHLHTDILKCGSEMDDNCSQTEKDSISVKICQEDTIPRTQIEKRKTSLYFSSKYNKEALSPPRRKAFKKWTPPRSPFNLVQETLFHDPWKLLIATIFLNRTSDEYLTKQWRYPIELHGIGKYGNDSYRIFCVNEWKQVHPEDHKLNKYHDWLWENHEKLSLS from the exons ATGGAGAGTCCGAGCCTGCGGGACTACGGAGCTGCCCGCTCGGTCACTTCCAGTGAGCGCCTAGACCCAGACCGGCCCAGTGACCTCCG taagAAAGATGTTACTCTGGAATTGGAAAGAGTGggaaaagatgaaaagcaaatgaTGATAAAGAACAGCAGTGAGTGGAATCCCCTGCTGCAAGAATCCATTGCTTCCAGTCAGATTGGTGGTAGTACAATGACAGAATGCCATAAGTCTGTCCCATGCGGATGGGAAAGAGTTGTGAAGCAAAGGTTATCAGGGAAAACAGCAGGAAGATATGATGTATATTTTATCAG CCCACAAGGACTGAAGTTCAGATCCAAAAGTTCACTTGCTAAATATCTTCACAAAAATGGAGAGACTTCTCTTACACCAGAAGATTTTGATTTTACTGTACCTTCTAAAAGGGGCATCAAGGCCAGACATAAAGATAACAACATAGCGCCTCTGACATCCCAAATGCAAAATGAAAGGAGCAATTCAAACTGGAACCTCAGGACACGAAGCTGGTGGAGAAAAGGTGTCTTTCCCCTGCCAAGTGGTACTTCGGAATCGCAAAATAGCAGAGGACCATCTAACTTTAAAGAAGATGAGGGTGTTAATGATGTTGACTCCAGAAAGGTTAGAAAGTCCAAACGAAAGGTgactattttaaaaggaattcaaattaagaaaactaaaacagggTGCCAGAAGGGTCTTCCCGAGTCTACTCAAAGTAATAGGAAAAGAGAATCTGAATATAATAAGGCAGATGCTGAAAGTGAACCTGTTGAGCAAAGAAGTCAGCTTGATAAAACTTTCTCCATTTCTGATGCTGGAGCAAGCAACAAGACCCGCAGTGTAaccaatgaagaaaagagaattgtaaaagaaaaatcactgagtTCAGGATCAAACTTTTGTTTTGAACAAATAACTTCTGGCACCATAAACAAATTATGTTCAACCGAAGAAGCAGAACACAGCAAGAAGTGTGAGGAAACCTTTTTAGAATCTGAGGAAATAAGAACAAAACTAGAagctggggaaaggaaggaacatttgcatactgacattttaaaatgtggctcTGAAATGGATGACAACTGCTCACAAACGGAGAAAgactctatttctgtgaaaatatgTCAAG AAGATACCATTCCACggacacaaatagaaaaaaggaaaacaagcctATATTTTTCCAGCAAATATAACAAAGAAG CCCTTAGCCCCCCACGACGCAAAGCCTTTAAGAAGTGGACACCTCCTCGGTCACCTTTTAACCTCGTCCAAGAAACACTTTTCCATGATCCATGGAAGCTCCTCATCGCTACTATATTTCTCAATCGGACCTCAG ATGAATATCTGACAAAGCAGTGGAGGTACCCGATTGAGCTTCACGGGATTGGCAAATATGGCAATGACTCTTACCGAATTTTTTGCGTCAATGAGTGGAAGCAG GTGCACCCTGAAGACcataagttaaataaatatcaTGACTGGCTTTgggaaaatcatgaaaaattaaGTCTGTCCTAA
- the MBD4 gene encoding methyl-CpG-binding domain protein 4 isoform X2 — protein MESPSLRDYGAARSVTSSERLDPDRPSDLRKKDVTLELERVGKDEKQMMIKNSSEWNPLLQESIASSQIGGSTMTECHKSVPCGWERVVKQRLSGKTAGRYDVYFISPQGLKFRSKSSLAKYLHKNGETSLTPEDFDFTVPSKRGIKARHKDNNIAPLTSQMQNERSNSNWNLRTRSWWRKGVFPLPSGTSESQNSRGPSNFKEDEGVNDVDSRKVRKSKRKVTILKGIQIKKTKTGCQKGLPESTQSNRKRESEYNKADAESEPVEQRSQLDKTFSISDAGASNKTRSVTNEEKRIVKEKSLSSGSNFCFEQITSGTINKLCSTEEAEHSKKCEETFLESEEIRTKLEAGERKEHLHTDILKCGSEMDDNCSQTEKDSISVKICQGIQSAEAADTIPRTQIEKRKTSLYFSSKYNKEALSPPRRKAFKKWTPPRSPFNLVQETLFHDPWKLLIATIFLNRTSGKMAIPVLWEFLEKYPSAEVARTADWRDVSELLKPLGLYDLRAKTIIKFSDEYLTKQWRYPIELHGIGKYGNDSYRIFCVNEWKQVHPEDHKLNKYHDWLWENHEKLSLS, from the exons ATGGAGAGTCCGAGCCTGCGGGACTACGGAGCTGCCCGCTCGGTCACTTCCAGTGAGCGCCTAGACCCAGACCGGCCCAGTGACCTCCG taagAAAGATGTTACTCTGGAATTGGAAAGAGTGggaaaagatgaaaagcaaatgaTGATAAAGAACAGCAGTGAGTGGAATCCCCTGCTGCAAGAATCCATTGCTTCCAGTCAGATTGGTGGTAGTACAATGACAGAATGCCATAAGTCTGTCCCATGCGGATGGGAAAGAGTTGTGAAGCAAAGGTTATCAGGGAAAACAGCAGGAAGATATGATGTATATTTTATCAG CCCACAAGGACTGAAGTTCAGATCCAAAAGTTCACTTGCTAAATATCTTCACAAAAATGGAGAGACTTCTCTTACACCAGAAGATTTTGATTTTACTGTACCTTCTAAAAGGGGCATCAAGGCCAGACATAAAGATAACAACATAGCGCCTCTGACATCCCAAATGCAAAATGAAAGGAGCAATTCAAACTGGAACCTCAGGACACGAAGCTGGTGGAGAAAAGGTGTCTTTCCCCTGCCAAGTGGTACTTCGGAATCGCAAAATAGCAGAGGACCATCTAACTTTAAAGAAGATGAGGGTGTTAATGATGTTGACTCCAGAAAGGTTAGAAAGTCCAAACGAAAGGTgactattttaaaaggaattcaaattaagaaaactaaaacagggTGCCAGAAGGGTCTTCCCGAGTCTACTCAAAGTAATAGGAAAAGAGAATCTGAATATAATAAGGCAGATGCTGAAAGTGAACCTGTTGAGCAAAGAAGTCAGCTTGATAAAACTTTCTCCATTTCTGATGCTGGAGCAAGCAACAAGACCCGCAGTGTAaccaatgaagaaaagagaattgtaaaagaaaaatcactgagtTCAGGATCAAACTTTTGTTTTGAACAAATAACTTCTGGCACCATAAACAAATTATGTTCAACCGAAGAAGCAGAACACAGCAAGAAGTGTGAGGAAACCTTTTTAGAATCTGAGGAAATAAGAACAAAACTAGAagctggggaaaggaaggaacatttgcatactgacattttaaaatgtggctcTGAAATGGATGACAACTGCTCACAAACGGAGAAAgactctatttctgtgaaaatatgTCAAGGTATTCAGAGCGCTGAAGCAGCTG ATACCATTCCACggacacaaatagaaaaaaggaaaacaagcctATATTTTTCCAGCAAATATAACAAAGAAG CCCTTAGCCCCCCACGACGCAAAGCCTTTAAGAAGTGGACACCTCCTCGGTCACCTTTTAACCTCGTCCAAGAAACACTTTTCCATGATCCATGGAAGCTCCTCATCGCTACTATATTTCTCAATCGGACCTCAG GTAAAATGGCAATCCCCGTGCTCTGGGAGTTTCTAGAGAAGTACCCTTCAGCTGAGGTAGCAAGAACCGCAGACTGGAGAGATGTGTCAGAACTTCTTAAACCTCTTGGTCTCTATGATCTTCGAGCAAAAACCATTATCAAGTTCTCAG ATGAATATCTGACAAAGCAGTGGAGGTACCCGATTGAGCTTCACGGGATTGGCAAATATGGCAATGACTCTTACCGAATTTTTTGCGTCAATGAGTGGAAGCAG GTGCACCCTGAAGACcataagttaaataaatatcaTGACTGGCTTTgggaaaatcatgaaaaattaaGTCTGTCCTAA